One segment of Cydia splendana chromosome 22, ilCydSple1.2, whole genome shotgun sequence DNA contains the following:
- the LOC134801393 gene encoding uncharacterized protein LOC134801393 encodes MINLMLSGRVHADIVPILYGANLIALTKKDGGVRPIAVGSTFRRLASKISVRHIISKLQHRFEPVQLGCGTKGGCEAAVHALRIYLSNDQCQVVLKIDIKNAFNSVNRDTLLSEIRNNTPELYNYLLHCYADPSKLMYRSHEISSEVGCQQGDPLGPAILGLAINPIIQNLSSDFNVWYLDDGTLGGKLETVLSDLSVLKSKFESIGLDLNCNKCELYIHDASLNHSDVTEKFNALTPNVTTVTRDSLSLLGTPIFDNYFSTFISNSVSKFQNYADRLLEISPHSALTILKFCLFVPKLMYVLRCSPFWKHQNLLLPIDIMVQTTLERILNLKLSDQSWLQASLPVRYGGLGLRRISSVSLPVFLSSVHSSADLVGKILRVLPTNYEVTGLDDARNAWLSACPGQDPPYNLKSQRSWDDALSKLTYTTCLDNSEGAERARLIAVGCREAGHWLNAYPSPNTGTHLDGNTLRVAVGLRLGVPICAPHKCHCGSDVDQLGRHGLSCQRSAGRLSRHAALNDIIRRSLVTVNVPAILEPTGMARDDGKRPDGMSLIPWRMGRVLVWDATCVDTLAPSHLHGTTKKAGAAAEAAESLKRRKYGGLDDNYKFIPFSVETLGPWGPGAQSLFTDLSKRLVEVSGDKRAGSFLAQRISVAIQRGNAASILGTMPQGPSLDIDF; translated from the coding sequence ATGATAAATCTTATGTTGAGTGGCCGTGTACATGCAGATATTGTCCCCATTCTCTACGGAGCCAATTTAATTGCTCTAACGAAAAAGGACGGTGGCGTGAGACCAATCGCAGTTGGATCGACGTTTAGACGTTTGGCATCTAAAATCTCTGTTCGACacattatttcaaaattacagcATAGGTTTGAACCAGTCCAACTTGGTTGTGGTACAAAAGGTGGTTGCGAGGCGGCTGTTCACGCGCTTCGCATATACCTCAGCAACGACCAATGCCAAGTTGTATTAAAGATTGacataaaaaacgcatttaactctGTGAATAGAGACACCCTGCTGTCGGAAATCAGGAATAACACCCCAGAGCTTTATAATTACCTTCTTCATTGTTACGCTGATCCTTCCAAATTAATGTACCGCAGTCATGAAATTTCTTCAGAGGTTGGATGCCAGCAGGGGGATCCCTTGGGGCCAGCTATTTTAGGTTTAGCAATCAACCCCATCATTCAAAATTTATCTTCTGATTTTAATGTCTGGTACTTGGACGATGGAACCTTAGGAGGCAAGTTGGAAACAGTCCTTTCGGATCTCTCCGTCCTCAAGTCCAAGTTCGAGTCCATAGGTCTAGATCTGAACTGTAATAAATGTGAACTTTACATTCACGATGCGTCTCTAAACCATTCGGACGTAACAGAGAAATTCAATGCTTTAACACCTAATGTTACCACTGTCACGAGAGATTCTCTTAGCCTACTGGGGACTCCAATTTTTGACaattatttttcaacttttatcAGTAACTCCGTTTCTAAATTTCAAAATTACGCCGACCGTCTTCTAGAAATAAGCCCCCATTCAGCCCTCACCATTCTTAAATTTTGCCTTTTTGTTCCAAAGTTAATGTATGTGCTTCGCTGcagtcctttctggaaacatcaaaatttgcTCCTACCTATAGACATCATGGTCCAGACTACCTTAGAGCGTATTCTCAATTTAAAGCTATCCGATCAATCGTGGTTACAAGCATCGCTACCTGTTCGATACGGCGGGCTGGGGTTGCGCAGAATTTCTAGCGTATCACTGCCGGTATTTCTATCGTCTGTCCACAGCTCTGCTGATCTTGTAGGAAAAATCCTAAGGGTTTTACCCACAAACTATGAGGTCACAGGCTTGGACGATGCTAGAAATGCCTGGCTGTCTGCCTGCCCGGGACAAGACCCTCCATATAATCTAAAATCACAGAGGAGCTGGGATGACGCCTTATCGAAATTAACTTATACCACATGTTTAGATAACAGCGAAGGAGCTGAACGCGCCCGTTTGATCGCAGTTGGGTGTAGGGAGGCTGGCCACTGGCTCAACGCATATCCCTCGCCCAATactggcactcatttagatggaaACACTCTCCGTGTGGCAGTTGGGCTGCGCCTGGGGGTTCCAATCTGTGCACCGCATAAATGCCACTGTGGGAGTGATGTGGACCAGCTGGGGCGTCATGGTCTGTCTTGCCAGCGAAGCGCGGGGCGATTGTCACGTCACGCCGCGCTCAATGACAttatccgtcggtctcttgtcACCGTCAACGTGCCAGCGATACTCGAGCCGACCGGTATGGCCCGGGACGATGGCAAGAGACCGGATGGTATGTCGCTGATTCCGTGGAGGATGGGACGAGTGTTAGTGTGGGACGCGACCTGTGtggacacactggcaccgtctcACCTTCACGGTACCACAAAGAAAGCGGGTGCCGCTGCCGAAGCTGCCGAGTCCCTCAAAAGGCGTAAATACGGGGGTCTCGACGATAATTACAAATTTATCCCTTTCAGTGTCGAGACCCTCGGTCCGTGGGGCCCGGGAGCTCAGAGTCTTTTTACAGATTTGTCGAAACGGCTTGTTGAGGTCTCTGGGGacaaaagagctggcagcttcctcgctcaacgCATAAGCGTTGCGatccagcgaggaaatgctgccagcattcttggcactatgccccaggggccctctctagatatagatttttag